Proteins encoded together in one Rana temporaria chromosome 6, aRanTem1.1, whole genome shotgun sequence window:
- the SPSB3 gene encoding SPRY domain-containing SOCS box protein 3 encodes MARRPRNSRAWRFVLSGVRRDQETRAPVLPAGEETRGYDSDGQHSNSDSEVELLHLPASIPSAVPVTGESYCSCDNQKDAYCSSLYAFHQIKSCQCGEEDDYFDWVWDDGSKSTATVLSSDNRKVSFHMEYSCGTAAIRGTKMLTKGQHFWEIKMTSPVYGTDMMVGIGTSDVNLDKYRHTFCSLLGKDAESWGLSYTGLLQHKGDKSNFSSRFGQGSIIGVHLDTWLGVLTFYKNRKCIGVAATQLRNKKLFPMVCSTAAKSSMKVIRSCCCRTSLQYLCCARIRQLLPDNIDSLEALPIPPGLKHVLSNKLGWVLQMGISPSRQRKNDTTASTSYASDSDSSCTPELKDCQRKRCRRI; translated from the exons ATGGCACGTCGCCCACGCAACAGCCGTGCCTGGCGATTTGTCCTGAGCGGAGTCCGCAGAGACCAGGAAACTCGAGCCCCAGTCCTGCCAGCTGGAGAAGAGACTCGGGGCTATGACTCCGATGGACAG CACAGTAACAGCGACTCCGAGGTTGAGCTGCTACATCTGCCGGCTTCCATTCCCAGCGCAGTGCCTGTGACAGGCGAATCATACTGTAGTTGTGACAACCAGAAAGATGCTTATTGCTCCAGCCTGTACGCCTTCCACCAGATCAAGAGCTGCCAGTGTGGAGAGGAAGATGACT ACTTTGACTGGGTGTGGGATGATGGGAGTAAATCCACAGCCACAGTGCTGAGCAGCGACAATCGCAAAGTGAGCTTCCACATGGAGTACAGCTGTGGTACAGCTGCTATTCGGGGCACTAAGATGCTTACCAAGGGACAGCATTTTTGGGAGATCAAGATGACGTCACCGGTGTATGGCACAGACATG ATGGTTGGTATTGGAACATCGGATGTGAACCTGGACAAATATCGTCACACGTTTTGCAGTCTTCTAGGAAAAGATGCAGAGAGTTGGGGGCTATCATACACGG GATTACTTCAGCACAAGGGTGACAAAAGCAATTTCTCCTCTCGCTTTGGCCAGGGGTCGATCATTGGCGTGCATCTGGACACATGGCTCGGGGTGCTGACCTTCTACAAGAACCGCAAATGCATTG GTGTTGCAGCAACACAGTTGAGGAACAAGAAGCTGTTCCCAATGGTCTGCTCCACAGCTGCTAAGAGCAGTATGAAGGTCATTCGCTCATGCTGCTGCCGCACATCCCTCCAGTACCTATGCTGTGCCCGCATACGGCAGCTGCTCCCTGACAACATAGACTCTCTGGAGGCCTTGCCCATCCCTCCTGGGCTCAAACACGTCCTAAGCAACAAGTTGGGCTGGgtcctgcagatgggcatcagccCCAGCCGACAGCGCAAAAACGACACCACGGCTAGCACCTCCTACGCAAGTGACTCTGACAGCAGCTGCACACCAGAGCTAAAGGACTGTCAGCGGAAGCGCTGCCGCAGGATTTAA